One window from the genome of Haladaptatus paucihalophilus DX253 encodes:
- a CDS encoding HalOD1 output domain-containing protein, whose product MSPGNQLAPPQPTVPTNEPPREFTVREGERVSETVIRAISEQDDVSLTDIVPLYERIDPDALDDFFEPTYDGRSSTATSVEFEYGGYTVVVRGYGVVELH is encoded by the coding sequence ATGTCTCCGGGAAACCAACTGGCTCCCCCACAACCGACGGTACCGACGAACGAACCGCCGCGAGAGTTCACCGTCCGAGAGGGAGAGCGGGTGAGTGAGACGGTCATCCGCGCCATCTCAGAACAGGACGACGTGAGTCTGACGGACATCGTTCCCCTCTACGAGCGTATCGACCCCGACGCGCTGGACGATTTCTTCGAACCCACCTACGACGGCCGCTCATCGACCGCGACGAGCGTCGAGTTCGAGTACGGCGGTTACACCGTCGTCGTCCGCGGTTACGGCGTCGTCGAACTCCACTGA
- a CDS encoding ABC transporter ATP-binding protein: MSIELDGLAVGYDGTPVLEDVTLGVEPGEVLAVLGPNGVGKSTLLRTILGLQSPIRGSVALDGDSLSDLSRDEIARRVGYVPQQESTTVPSTVFDAVLMGRKPYLDWRPTEEDKRRVAAVLDSLDITELAMRNLHELSGGQRQKVMLGRALAQDPSSLVLDEPTSDLDIRHELDVLELVRRTSREGNAVVYAMHDINLAARYADRFLLVADGEVVALGDGSVLTPEHVERVFDVPVRLVEDETPILVPERGRD, translated from the coding sequence GTGAGCATCGAACTTGACGGACTGGCGGTCGGGTACGACGGGACGCCCGTCCTCGAAGACGTGACGCTCGGCGTCGAACCGGGCGAGGTGCTCGCCGTCCTCGGCCCGAACGGCGTCGGCAAGAGCACGCTTCTCAGGACGATTCTCGGCCTGCAGTCGCCGATTCGCGGGAGCGTCGCGCTCGACGGCGACTCGCTTTCCGACCTCTCCCGCGACGAAATCGCGCGGCGCGTCGGCTACGTGCCACAGCAGGAATCCACGACCGTCCCGTCCACCGTGTTCGACGCGGTGTTGATGGGGAGAAAGCCGTACCTCGATTGGCGGCCGACGGAGGAGGACAAGCGGCGCGTCGCGGCGGTGCTCGACTCGCTCGACATCACCGAGTTGGCGATGCGGAACCTCCACGAACTCAGCGGCGGGCAGCGCCAGAAGGTCATGCTCGGCCGCGCGCTCGCGCAAGACCCGTCGTCGCTCGTCCTCGACGAACCGACGAGCGACCTGGACATCCGCCACGAACTCGACGTGCTCGAACTCGTCCGGCGGACGAGTCGGGAGGGCAACGCCGTCGTCTACGCCATGCACGACATCAACCTCGCCGCGCGGTACGCGGACCGGTTCCTGTTGGTCGCCGACGGCGAAGTCGTCGCTCTCGGCGATGGGTCCGTGCTGACGCCGGAACACGTCGAACGCGTGTTCGACGTTCCGGTTCGACTGGTCGAGGACGAAACCCCGATTCTCGTTCCCGAACGCGGCCGGGACTGA
- a CDS encoding FecCD family ABC transporter permease, with the protein MEESIEPAVLSRYRKRTRRKLAFIVGLGVALVVVAGYALVSGPISVPLSELPSILLGRSSGVHATVIWNIRLPRIVAAVGAGLGLAIAGAVLQSVLRNPLASPYTLGISQAASFGAAFAIIVLGTGAVRDSGTTVLLHNPYTTTVCAFLASLGSTGFVLAVAKYKRASAETLLLTGIALASLFTAGTTAMQYFATNVQLATLVFWKFGDVGSATWKSNAFLWLCVVLATLYFVRNAWEYNLLDAGDETARSLGVNVERTRLSGMVVASFLTAVVVSLFGIIGFVGLVVPHIVRRLVGGDERFLIPASCLGGGALLLASDTAARTLLSPIVLPVGIITSFIGVPLFVYLIVNGRDHW; encoded by the coding sequence ATGGAAGAATCGATCGAACCGGCGGTCCTCTCCCGGTACCGCAAACGGACGCGGAGAAAGCTCGCGTTCATCGTCGGCCTCGGCGTCGCGCTCGTCGTCGTGGCCGGGTACGCGCTCGTCTCCGGCCCGATTTCGGTGCCGCTCTCGGAACTGCCGTCGATACTCCTCGGGCGGTCGTCGGGCGTCCACGCGACCGTCATCTGGAACATCCGACTGCCGCGAATCGTCGCCGCGGTCGGCGCGGGCCTCGGCCTCGCCATCGCGGGTGCGGTCCTCCAGAGCGTGCTCCGGAATCCGTTGGCCTCGCCGTACACCCTCGGCATCTCGCAGGCGGCGTCGTTCGGCGCGGCGTTCGCCATCATCGTCCTCGGAACCGGAGCGGTGCGGGACAGCGGGACCACGGTGCTCCTGCACAATCCCTACACGACGACGGTCTGTGCGTTCCTCGCTTCGCTCGGGTCCACGGGGTTCGTCCTCGCCGTGGCGAAGTACAAGCGGGCGTCCGCCGAAACCCTGCTCCTGACCGGCATCGCGCTCGCGTCGCTGTTCACGGCCGGAACGACCGCGATGCAGTATTTCGCCACGAACGTCCAACTCGCCACGCTCGTCTTCTGGAAGTTCGGCGACGTGGGAAGCGCGACGTGGAAATCGAACGCCTTCCTCTGGCTTTGCGTCGTCCTCGCCACGCTCTACTTCGTGCGGAACGCGTGGGAGTACAACCTGCTCGACGCGGGCGACGAAACCGCTCGAAGCCTCGGCGTCAACGTCGAACGAACGCGCCTGTCCGGGATGGTGGTCGCGTCGTTCCTGACGGCCGTCGTCGTCTCGCTGTTCGGCATCATCGGCTTCGTCGGTCTCGTGGTACCGCACATCGTCCGGCGACTCGTCGGCGGCGACGAGCGATTCCTGATTCCCGCGTCCTGTCTCGGCGGGGGTGCCCTCCTCCTCGCGTCCGATACGGCGGCCCGGACGCTCCTCTCGCCCATCGTCCTGCCCGTCGGCATCATCACGTCCTTCATCGGCGTCCCGCTCTTCGTCTACCTCATCGTCAACGGGAGAGACCACTGGTGA
- a CDS encoding SOUL family heme-binding protein, protein MARNITKSAALALGTAAALGAAWVGWGAYTRRTTDRVPYTTALHVDGVEIRRYPDTVVAKTTADSQGEAFQRLFRYIQGNNRSRDEIEMTAPVSTGREKIAMTAPVASESSDGRMEMAFFLPGEYTAEGAPEPEDEAVTIESIEARTLAVRPFSWYATDARVADNRRRLFDTLSAHNLTPTGDPFLLRYDDPWTPPFMRRNEIAVELE, encoded by the coding sequence ATGGCACGAAACATCACGAAATCCGCCGCGCTCGCCCTCGGGACCGCCGCCGCACTCGGTGCGGCGTGGGTCGGGTGGGGTGCCTACACCCGGCGGACGACCGACCGAGTGCCGTACACGACCGCCCTCCACGTCGATGGCGTGGAGATTCGACGGTATCCCGATACGGTGGTCGCCAAAACGACCGCGGACAGTCAGGGGGAAGCCTTCCAACGGCTGTTCCGCTACATTCAGGGCAACAACCGTTCGCGGGACGAAATCGAGATGACCGCGCCGGTTTCGACCGGACGGGAGAAGATAGCCATGACCGCACCCGTCGCGTCCGAGTCGTCGGACGGGAGGATGGAAATGGCGTTCTTCCTCCCCGGCGAGTACACCGCCGAGGGCGCGCCGGAACCGGAAGACGAGGCCGTAACCATCGAATCCATCGAAGCCCGAACCCTCGCCGTCCGCCCGTTCTCGTGGTACGCGACGGACGCGCGGGTCGCCGATAACCGACGACGGCTGTTCGACACGCTCTCGGCGCACAACCTGACGCCGACGGGCGACCCGTTCCTCCTGCGCTACGACGACCCGTGGACGCCGCCGTTCATGCGCCGGAACGAAATCGCTGTGGAGTTGGAGTAG
- a CDS encoding helix-turn-helix domain-containing protein, giving the protein MRYATIVLTWGEDVSVHPVDDLLMGTNDVAIETIQYVGPVYEGRYVEFVELHGDLDVARALLADSPETVEYDIVGESDRGVLYLHCQTTGLVDDLLTILREQQIVLDWPMRYIDTDSERGLQLTVLGTSEAIRRAAAEIPEGISLRLERMGEYEPDTGKLSSILTERQETLFDLAVREGYYEVPRETTHRELADELGLTTGTVSERLQRIEAKLVSTYVD; this is encoded by the coding sequence ATGCGGTACGCGACCATCGTCCTGACGTGGGGGGAGGACGTGAGCGTCCACCCCGTCGACGACCTCCTGATGGGAACGAACGACGTGGCTATCGAAACGATTCAGTACGTCGGCCCGGTGTACGAAGGCCGGTACGTCGAGTTCGTCGAACTGCACGGCGACCTCGACGTGGCGCGCGCGCTGTTGGCCGACTCGCCGGAAACGGTCGAATACGATATCGTGGGCGAGAGCGACCGTGGCGTCCTCTACCTCCACTGTCAAACCACTGGATTAGTGGACGACCTCCTGACCATCCTGCGCGAGCAGCAGATCGTCCTCGACTGGCCGATGCGGTACATCGACACGGACAGCGAGCGCGGCCTACAACTCACGGTCCTGGGGACCAGCGAGGCGATTCGCCGCGCGGCTGCGGAGATTCCCGAGGGAATCTCCCTCCGACTCGAACGGATGGGCGAGTACGAACCCGACACGGGAAAGCTGTCGTCCATCCTCACGGAGCGACAGGAGACGTTGTTCGACCTCGCCGTCCGGGAAGGCTACTACGAGGTGCCGCGGGAGACGACCCATCGGGAACTCGCGGACGAACTCGGCCTCACGACCGGCACCGTCAGCGAACGCCTCCAGCGAATCGAAGCGAAGTTGGTCAGCACCTACGTCGATTGA
- a CDS encoding sulfurtransferase produces the protein MSETARDDVLVTAEWVEEHLDEFGSDDPDYRLVEADIDYDESYAETHIPGAIGFRWGPHLQDSFQRDILKKDDFAEMMGERGIADDSTVVLYGDESNQWAAYTYWQFKYYGHDDVYLLDGGREYWLENDYPTSDEEPTYPETDYEAGGPFDHLRIYREGVEDAIELDLPLVDVRSEAEYRGEKIAPEGSPETAQRAGHIPGATNITWSENLNDDGTFKDREELEAMYEEYDITGDSGVVTYCRIGERSSITWFTLHELLGFEDVRNYDGSWTEWGNLIRAPIEAETDDPASRASKG, from the coding sequence ATGTCAGAGACCGCGCGGGACGACGTTCTCGTCACGGCCGAGTGGGTCGAAGAGCACCTCGACGAGTTCGGGAGCGACGACCCGGACTACCGTCTCGTGGAGGCGGACATCGACTACGACGAATCCTACGCCGAGACGCACATCCCCGGCGCTATCGGGTTTCGGTGGGGTCCGCACCTACAGGATTCGTTCCAGCGCGACATCCTGAAGAAGGACGATTTCGCCGAGATGATGGGCGAACGAGGCATCGCCGACGACAGCACGGTCGTCCTCTACGGCGACGAATCGAACCAGTGGGCGGCTTACACGTACTGGCAGTTCAAATACTACGGCCACGACGACGTGTACCTGCTCGACGGCGGTCGGGAGTACTGGCTCGAAAACGACTATCCGACGAGCGACGAGGAACCGACGTACCCCGAGACGGACTACGAGGCCGGTGGCCCGTTCGACCACCTTCGAATCTACCGCGAAGGGGTCGAGGACGCGATAGAACTCGACCTGCCGCTCGTCGACGTTCGGTCGGAAGCCGAATACCGCGGCGAAAAAATCGCCCCGGAGGGAAGCCCTGAAACCGCCCAGCGGGCGGGTCACATCCCCGGCGCGACGAACATCACGTGGAGCGAGAACCTGAACGACGACGGGACGTTCAAGGACCGCGAGGAACTCGAAGCGATGTACGAAGAGTACGACATCACGGGCGACAGCGGCGTCGTCACCTACTGTCGTATCGGCGAGCGCTCCTCGATAACGTGGTTTACGCTCCACGAACTGCTGGGCTTCGAGGACGTGCGCAACTACGACGGGTCGTGGACCGAGTGGGGTAACCTCATTCGAGCACCCATCGAAGCCGAGACCGACGACCCGGCGAGCCGGGCGAGTAAAGGGTAG
- a CDS encoding SDR family NAD(P)-dependent oxidoreductase — MNIDLYDSLDGQVALVTGANRGIGEEIATRLAEFGATVYAGARDPDAVTAPDQRAVRLDVTEEETIRGAVGTIADEAGRLDVLVNNAATYGPTGKLDSLDSETIETTLRTNLHGPMLVTKHALSLLTVRDGGRVVTLSSGSGQFDGGIDTGHLPYGVSKAGVNAFTDALSTQYPNLLVNAVCPGWVRTDMGGSGAPRSVEKGAETPVWLARFEPGNPSGKLWRDRSVIEW, encoded by the coding sequence ATGAACATCGACCTGTACGACTCGCTGGACGGGCAGGTCGCGCTCGTCACGGGCGCGAACCGCGGCATCGGCGAGGAGATAGCGACGCGACTCGCCGAATTCGGCGCGACGGTGTACGCCGGGGCGCGGGACCCGGACGCCGTGACGGCACCCGACCAGCGGGCGGTCCGTCTCGACGTGACCGAGGAGGAGACGATTCGGGGTGCCGTCGGGACGATTGCGGACGAAGCGGGGCGACTCGACGTGCTGGTCAACAACGCCGCGACGTACGGCCCGACGGGAAAACTTGACTCGCTCGACAGCGAGACTATCGAGACGACGCTTCGGACGAACCTTCACGGACCGATGCTCGTCACGAAACACGCGCTGTCGCTGCTGACTGTCCGCGATGGCGGCCGCGTCGTCACCCTTTCGAGCGGGTCCGGACAGTTCGACGGCGGCATCGACACCGGTCACCTCCCCTACGGCGTCTCGAAGGCGGGCGTCAACGCGTTCACCGACGCGCTTTCGACGCAGTACCCGAACCTCCTAGTCAACGCCGTCTGTCCCGGATGGGTGCGGACTGATATGGGTGGGTCCGGCGCGCCTCGGAGCGTCGAGAAAGGGGCCGAAACGCCGGTGTGGTTGGCGCGCTTCGAACCCGGAAACCCCAGCGGGAAACTGTGGCGGGACCGGAGCGTCATCGAGTGGTAG
- a CDS encoding Ntn hydrolase family protein, protein MATVLGIRCDDGAVLAGDRRATVGGTVRSDAVRRVFDYDDAAAAVAGDVGAIEEFDRRFDSELRGDRLERDEPVHIDRIARTAADLAGEIGVDGLVAGTDSDGNAALREIGSDGLVLASDATALGSGASVAYGRLEDADAEASLDDTETLARETLSVVAERDPDTGSNIDVLRFEGTD, encoded by the coding sequence ATGGCAACCGTACTTGGAATCAGATGCGACGACGGGGCCGTTCTCGCGGGCGACCGGCGAGCGACCGTCGGCGGCACGGTTCGCTCCGACGCTGTTCGACGGGTGTTCGACTACGACGACGCCGCCGCCGCGGTCGCGGGGGACGTCGGAGCCATCGAGGAGTTCGACCGACGCTTCGACTCCGAGCTTCGGGGGGACCGCCTCGAACGCGACGAACCCGTTCACATCGACCGAATCGCGCGAACGGCGGCCGACCTCGCGGGCGAAATCGGCGTCGATGGACTGGTCGCGGGGACTGACTCCGACGGCAACGCGGCCCTCCGCGAAATCGGAAGCGACGGTCTCGTGTTGGCGTCCGACGCCACCGCGCTCGGGAGCGGCGCGTCCGTCGCGTACGGCCGCCTCGAAGACGCCGACGCGGAGGCGAGCCTGGACGACACCGAAACCCTCGCTCGGGAGACGCTTTCGGTCGTCGCCGAGCGCGACCCCGACACCGGAAGTAACATCGACGTGCTCCGGTTCGAGGGGACGGACTGA
- the ilvB gene encoding biosynthetic-type acetolactate synthase large subunit yields the protein MSERTVHPVPHDADEGEANATEPTEEPTESAVADSNEPNATTEPTADEPTTGAQSLVSTLEAAGVEAMFGVQGGAIMPVYDALFDSDIHHVTMAHEQGASHAADAYGVVKGEPGICLATSGPGATNLVTGIADANMDSDAMVALTGQVPSGMVGSDAFQETDTTGVTAPITKHNYFAGDADTVGDMVGEAFALAETGRPGPTLVDLPKDATLAETDADPGRTETPDTYSPQTEAESDAVAAAARAVEGAEKPLLLFGGGVVKGDACEEARQFATEHGIPVVTTMPAIGSMPEDHDLCLSWAGMHGTGYANMAITHCDVLIAVGCRFDDRLTGGVDTFAPEAEVVHIDIDPAEISKNVHADYPLIGDAGTVVEQVDTEVSPEDTNDWGAWREQCSSWKEEFPLTYDTPEDEPLKPQFVVEALDEATDDDAIVTTGVGQHQMWAAQFWTYRSPRTWVSSHGLGTMGYGLPAAIGARFAADDDQQVVCIDGDGSFQMTMQELSVAVRENLDITVVILNNEYIGMVRQWQDAFFEGRRMAAEYDWCPEFDKLAEAFGAKGFAVDDYDEVADTIEEALAYDGPSVIDFHVDPGTNVYPMVPSGGANGKFALSEDQL from the coding sequence GTGAGCGAACGCACGGTCCACCCCGTTCCCCACGACGCGGACGAGGGGGAAGCGAACGCCACGGAACCCACGGAGGAACCGACCGAATCGGCCGTCGCCGATTCGAACGAACCGAACGCGACGACTGAGCCGACCGCGGACGAACCCACAACGGGCGCACAGTCGCTCGTCTCGACGCTGGAGGCCGCCGGTGTGGAAGCCATGTTCGGCGTGCAGGGCGGGGCCATCATGCCCGTCTACGACGCGCTGTTCGACTCGGACATCCACCACGTGACGATGGCCCACGAACAGGGCGCGTCCCACGCGGCGGATGCGTACGGCGTCGTCAAGGGCGAACCGGGCATCTGTCTGGCGACGTCCGGGCCGGGGGCGACGAACCTCGTCACCGGCATCGCCGACGCCAACATGGACTCCGACGCCATGGTCGCCCTGACGGGCCAAGTCCCCTCCGGAATGGTCGGCTCCGACGCCTTCCAGGAGACGGACACGACGGGCGTCACGGCCCCCATCACGAAGCACAACTACTTCGCGGGCGACGCGGACACGGTCGGAGATATGGTCGGCGAGGCGTTCGCGCTCGCCGAGACGGGCCGCCCCGGGCCGACGCTCGTGGACCTGCCGAAGGACGCGACGCTCGCCGAGACCGACGCCGACCCCGGCCGCACGGAAACGCCGGACACCTACTCGCCGCAAACGGAAGCGGAGTCCGATGCCGTCGCCGCCGCGGCGCGAGCCGTCGAGGGCGCGGAGAAGCCGTTGCTCCTGTTCGGCGGCGGCGTGGTCAAGGGCGATGCGTGCGAGGAGGCGCGGCAGTTCGCCACCGAGCACGGCATTCCCGTCGTGACGACCATGCCCGCCATCGGGTCGATGCCCGAGGACCACGACCTCTGTCTGTCGTGGGCGGGCATGCACGGCACCGGCTACGCAAACATGGCCATCACGCACTGTGACGTGCTGATAGCCGTCGGCTGCCGGTTCGACGACCGATTGACCGGCGGCGTGGACACCTTCGCGCCCGAGGCGGAGGTCGTTCACATCGACATCGACCCGGCCGAAATTTCGAAGAACGTCCACGCGGACTATCCGCTCATCGGCGACGCGGGGACGGTCGTCGAACAAGTCGATACGGAAGTGTCGCCCGAGGACACGAACGACTGGGGCGCGTGGCGCGAGCAGTGCTCGTCGTGGAAGGAAGAGTTCCCGCTGACCTACGACACGCCCGAAGACGAACCGCTGAAACCGCAGTTTGTGGTCGAGGCGCTGGACGAGGCGACGGACGACGACGCCATCGTCACGACCGGCGTCGGCCAGCACCAGATGTGGGCCGCGCAGTTCTGGACGTACCGCAGTCCGCGAACGTGGGTGTCCAGTCACGGTCTGGGAACGATGGGCTACGGTCTACCCGCCGCAATCGGCGCTCGGTTCGCGGCCGACGACGACCAGCAGGTCGTCTGCATCGACGGCGACGGGTCCTTCCAGATGACGATGCAGGAACTCTCCGTGGCGGTTCGGGAGAACCTCGACATCACCGTCGTCATCCTGAACAACGAGTACATCGGGATGGTTCGCCAGTGGCAGGACGCCTTCTTCGAGGGACGGCGGATGGCCGCCGAGTACGACTGGTGTCCCGAGTTCGACAAGCTGGCCGAAGCGTTCGGCGCGAAGGGCTTCGCCGTGGACGACTACGACGAGGTGGCCGACACCATCGAGGAAGCGCTGGCCTACGACGGCCCGTCGGTCATCGACTTCCACGTCGACCCCGGCACGAACGTCTATCCGATGGTTCCGAGCGGCGGTGCCAACGGCAAATTCGCCCTCTCGGAGGACCAACTATGA
- the ilvC gene encoding ketol-acid reductoisomerase — MTDQYDATIYYDDDADDSYLNDKTVAVLGYGSQGHAHAQNLADSGVDVVVGLREGSSSRKAAEADGLRVATPTEAASEAQVVSVLVPDTVQPAVYADIESELEPGDTLQFAHGFNIHYGQIEPSEDVDVTMIAPKSPGHLVRRNYQAEEGTPGLLAVYQDASGEAKEEALAYGKAIGCTRAGVVETSFQEETETDLFGEQAVLCGGVTELIKAGYETLVDAGYSPEMAYFECLNEMKLIVDLMYEGGLGEMWDSVSDTAEYGGLTRGEVVVDDHAREKMEQVLEEVQNGEFAQQWIVENQAGRPSYRQKRKAEKNHEIEEVGDRLRELFAWSETEDEESESEEKEQERVTADD; from the coding sequence ATGACTGATCAATACGACGCGACGATATACTACGACGACGACGCGGACGACAGCTATCTGAACGACAAGACGGTGGCCGTACTCGGGTACGGCAGTCAGGGCCACGCCCACGCCCAGAACCTCGCGGACAGCGGGGTAGACGTCGTGGTCGGCCTGCGGGAAGGTTCCTCGTCCCGAAAAGCGGCGGAGGCCGACGGACTCCGAGTTGCGACGCCGACGGAGGCCGCGAGCGAGGCGCAGGTCGTCTCGGTGCTCGTGCCGGACACCGTGCAACCCGCCGTGTACGCCGACATCGAGTCCGAACTCGAACCCGGCGACACCCTGCAGTTCGCGCACGGTTTCAACATCCACTACGGCCAAATCGAACCGTCGGAAGACGTGGACGTGACGATGATCGCGCCGAAGTCGCCGGGCCACCTCGTCCGCCGAAACTATCAGGCCGAGGAAGGGACGCCCGGCCTGCTCGCGGTCTATCAGGACGCGAGCGGCGAGGCGAAAGAGGAAGCGCTGGCCTACGGCAAAGCCATCGGCTGCACCCGCGCGGGCGTGGTCGAAACCTCGTTCCAAGAGGAGACGGAAACCGACCTGTTCGGCGAGCAGGCCGTCCTCTGTGGCGGCGTCACGGAACTCATCAAGGCGGGCTACGAGACGCTCGTGGACGCGGGCTACTCGCCCGAGATGGCCTACTTCGAGTGCCTGAACGAGATGAAACTCATCGTGGACCTGATGTACGAGGGCGGCCTCGGCGAGATGTGGGATTCGGTCTCCGACACGGCCGAGTACGGCGGTCTGACCCGCGGCGAGGTCGTCGTGGACGACCACGCCCGCGAGAAGATGGAGCAGGTGCTCGAAGAGGTGCAAAACGGCGAGTTCGCCCAACAGTGGATCGTCGAGAACCAGGCCGGACGCCCGTCGTACCGCCAGAAGCGAAAGGCCGAGAAGAACCACGAAATCGAAGAGGTCGGGGACCGCCTCCGGGAACTCTTCGCGTGGTCGGAGACGGAAGACGAGGAATCGGAATCCGAAGAGAAAGAGCAAGAGCGGGTGACAGCAGATGACTAG
- a CDS encoding MFS transporter, whose translation MPSSQPSTPGNREENEKSTSPWQLPTVQIVLAATLLAPLGVPLISPTLPAFRDAFGITDAQASLLISTYFLTGIFLSPFIGMLADRIGRRAVLIWGLVAFSLSGGAIAVAPSYEAVMVLRTIGGTAAAGIFITTVTLIGDSFEGTQRNTVLGMNNAVLSAGAGLFPIVGGALATVSWNVPYVAYLLGLPLALYAVRHLEEPDHERDSKGFAYLRRAASVLSGPDALVCYGAACMTELLLFGTVLTILPFLLAGDFGMSAFAIGLVLSVAEISSVVVSAKNGWFARYTSNYGLIAAGFACYAVGLFGAWLAPSPVFIAATMLVLGAGLGLSMPAVDAAISDLVSTGLRGGALSLRNSTTFLGRAAGPVLFAGLAEVTGYYPLFVISAIVALVISLSIASMSVYRTRRHSAVRA comes from the coding sequence ATGCCATCGTCACAGCCATCCACACCGGGGAATCGGGAGGAGAACGAGAAATCGACGTCGCCGTGGCAACTGCCGACGGTGCAGATCGTGCTCGCGGCCACGCTCCTCGCGCCGCTCGGCGTGCCGCTCATCAGCCCGACGCTCCCCGCGTTCCGCGACGCCTTCGGCATCACCGACGCGCAAGCGAGCCTGCTCATCAGCACGTACTTCCTGACGGGTATCTTCCTGTCGCCGTTCATCGGCATGCTCGCCGACCGAATCGGACGGCGAGCCGTCCTCATCTGGGGCCTCGTCGCCTTCAGCCTCTCGGGCGGCGCCATCGCCGTCGCGCCGAGTTACGAGGCCGTGATGGTGCTCAGGACCATCGGCGGCACCGCCGCGGCGGGCATCTTCATCACCACCGTCACGCTCATCGGGGATTCGTTCGAGGGCACCCAACGGAACACCGTCCTCGGGATGAACAACGCGGTCCTCTCCGCGGGGGCCGGACTCTTCCCCATCGTCGGCGGGGCGCTCGCCACCGTCTCGTGGAACGTGCCGTACGTCGCCTACCTGCTCGGCCTGCCGCTCGCGCTCTACGCGGTTCGACACCTCGAAGAGCCGGACCACGAACGCGATTCGAAGGGTTTCGCGTACCTCCGCCGCGCCGCGAGCGTCCTGAGCGGCCCCGACGCGCTCGTCTGCTACGGCGCGGCGTGCATGACCGAACTCCTGCTGTTCGGCACGGTGCTCACGATTCTGCCGTTCCTCCTCGCGGGCGATTTCGGCATGTCGGCGTTCGCCATCGGACTCGTGTTGTCCGTCGCGGAAATTTCCTCGGTGGTCGTCTCCGCGAAGAACGGCTGGTTCGCCCGGTACACCTCGAACTACGGCCTCATCGCCGCCGGATTCGCCTGCTACGCGGTCGGACTGTTCGGCGCGTGGCTGGCCCCCTCGCCCGTCTTCATCGCGGCGACGATGCTCGTGTTGGGCGCTGGCCTCGGCCTCTCCATGCCCGCCGTCGATGCCGCCATCAGCGACCTCGTGTCGACCGGACTTCGCGGCGGGGCCTTGAGCCTGCGCAACAGCACGACGTTCCTCGGTCGCGCCGCCGGGCCGGTGCTGTTCGCCGGATTGGCGGAGGTGACGGGCTACTACCCCTTGTTCGTCATCAGCGCCATCGTCGCGCTCGTCATCTCGCTCTCCATCGCGTCGATGAGCGTCTACCGGACCCGTCGCCACTCGGCCGTCCGAGCGTAA
- the ilvN gene encoding acetolactate synthase small subunit: MSGEDATDDQSAQNPSGGMPGTAPDDRPHPDGRRNEQGIRIDPEAEAEPRRRTAVVSALVEHEPGVLSRVSGLFSRRRFNIESLTVGPTTVDGHARITLVVEETESGIDQVEKQLAKLKPVIQVGEVDDPAVRAELVLLKVRGDRPDEVHAITQMYEGQTLDAGPRTITVQITGDQQKIDDAVDAFRQFGIIEIARTGQTALARGDTPTTPGEEPGHSTQPPEDPHSAEDSETTDTTEN; encoded by the coding sequence ATGAGCGGGGAAGACGCGACTGACGACCAGTCCGCGCAGAACCCGTCCGGAGGAATGCCCGGCACCGCACCCGACGACCGACCGCATCCCGACGGTCGCCGGAACGAACAGGGCATCCGAATCGACCCGGAAGCGGAGGCGGAACCGCGACGGCGAACCGCCGTCGTCTCCGCGCTGGTCGAACACGAACCGGGCGTCCTCTCGCGCGTCTCCGGGCTGTTCTCCCGGCGACGGTTCAACATCGAGAGCCTGACCGTCGGCCCGACGACGGTGGACGGCCACGCGCGAATCACGCTCGTGGTCGAGGAGACGGAATCCGGCATCGACCAGGTGGAGAAACAACTGGCGAAGCTCAAGCCAGTCATTCAAGTGGGCGAGGTGGACGACCCGGCCGTCCGCGCCGAGTTGGTGCTCCTGAAGGTCCGCGGCGACAGGCCCGACGAGGTGCACGCCATCACCCAGATGTATGAGGGCCAAACGCTCGACGCCGGACCGCGGACCATCACGGTCCAGATAACGGGCGACCAGCAGAAAATCGACGACGCGGTGGACGCCTTCCGCCAGTTCGGCATCATCGAAATCGCCCGAACCGGCCAGACCGCGTTGGCCCGCGGCGACACGCCGACGACGCCCGGCGAGGAACCGGGCCACTCCACTCAACCGCCCGAAGACCCCCACAGCGCGGAGGACAGTGAGACGACCGACACGACCGAAAACTGA